A window of the Cololabis saira isolate AMF1-May2022 chromosome 19, fColSai1.1, whole genome shotgun sequence genome harbors these coding sequences:
- the g6pc1a.1 gene encoding glucose-6-phosphatase a, catalytic subunit, tandem duplicate 1 yields the protein MDLLHSWGVELAVYLQTRYSNYEGLFSVASTVADLHTTFFWLFPVWFHLRRDTGLRLIWVAVIGDWLNLVLKWVLFGERPYWWVHETQFYGAGKAPSLQQFPITCETGPGSPSGHAMGAAGVWYVMVTSLLSIATEKRCPPFLHKVLQVNLWTVMLLVELVVCTSRVYMAAHFPHQVIAGVITGVLVAELVSKQKWIYTTSMSRYFFITLFLTSFAVGFFVLLRALGVDLLWTLDKAQRWCIRPEWVHLDTTPFASLLRNMGCLFGLGLGLHSPVHNGTKEKSSARFKIGCIAISLLLLQLLDGWSFSSENHIIFYILSFSKSAVALFIPTALVPWALGRISKRKTDGKHL from the exons ATGGATCTTCTTCACAGCTGGGGGGTTGAGCTGGCCGTTTACCTGCAGACCAGATACAGCAACTATGAGGGCTTGTTCAGTGTGGCATCCACAGTGGCCGACCTGCACACCACCTTCTTctggctgttcccggtctggttCCACCTGCGGAGGGACACGGGGCTCAGGCTGATCTGGGTGGCTGTCATAGGAGACTGGCTCAACTTGGTGCTCAAATG GGTTCTGTTTGGAGAGAGACCCTACTGGTGGGTTCATGAGACCCAGTTTTACGGAGCAGGAAAAGCCCCGTCACTGCAGCAGTTTCCCATCACATGTGAGACCGGACCAG GAAGCCCTTCCGGTCATGCCATGGGTGCAGCAGGTGTCTGGTACGTGATGGTTACCTCGCTTCTTTCTATAGCGACAGAAAAACGATGCCCACCTTTCCTACACAA AGTGTTGCAGGTAAACCTGTGGACAGTAATGCTCCTGGTGGAGCTGGTGGTGTGCACGTCCAGGGTCTACATGGCTGCCCACTTCCCACACCAGGTGATCGCAGGAGTCATCACAG GCGTACTCGTGGCTGAGCTCGTCTCCAAGCAGAAATGGATTTACACTACCAGCATGAGCAGATACTTCTTCATCACTCTCTTCCTGACCTCCTTTGCTGTGGGCTTCTTCGTCCTGCTCAGAGCTCTGGGCGTGGACCTGCTGTGGACCCTGGACAAAGCCCAGAGGTGGTGTATCAGGCCAGAGTGGGTCCACTTGGACACGACGCCGTTTGCCAGCCTCCTGCGGAACATGGGCTGCCTGTtcggcctgggcctgggcctGCACTCACCGGTCCACAACGGTACCAAGGAGAAGAGCAGCGCCCGCTTCAAGATAGGGTGCATTGCAATCTCTTTGTTACTGCTTCAGCTATTGGATGGATGGTCATTTTCCTCTGAAAACCACATCATCTTTTATATCCTGTCATTCAGCAAGAGTGCTGTTGCACTCTTCATCCCAACCGCTCTGGTTCCTTGGGCTCTTGGCAGGATTTCCAAGAGAAAGACAGATGGCAAACACTTGTGA
- the psme3 gene encoding proteasome activator complex subunit 3 has product MSSLLKVDREIKSKVDAFRERITGEAEDLVANFFPKKLLELDQFLKDPSINIVELKEIHSEINLTVPDPILLPNLHDGLEAQNAKKRKLEDDSGDDMVTGTKVFVMPGGMMKSNGNLVELIEKVKPEIRTLIEKSNTVKMWVQLLIPRIEDGNNFGVSIQEETVAELRTVEGEAASYLDQISRYYITRAKLVSKIAKYPHVEDYRRTVTEIDEKEYISLKIIVSELRNQYVTLHDMILKNIEKIKRPRSSNSDALY; this is encoded by the exons ATGTCTTCACTGCTCAAGGTGGACAGAGAAATTAAGTCTAAG GTTGATGCTTTTAGGGAACGGATCACAGGAGAA GCTGAGGATCTAGTCGCAAATTTTTTCCCAAAGAAGTTACTGGAACTCGACCAGTTTCTCAAG GATCCAAGCATAAACATAGTTGAGCTGAAGGAGATTCACTCTGAGATTAATCTGACAGTACCGGACCCCATCTTGCTTCCAAACCTGCACGATGGACTGGAAGCG CAAAATGCCAAAAAGAGAAAGCTGGAGGACGACAGCGGGGACGACATGG TGACCGGCACCAAGGTCTTCGTCATGCCTGGCGGGATGATGAAGAGCAATGGAAACCTTGTTGAGCTTATTGAAAAGGTCAAGCCGGAGATCAGGACACTCATCGAGAAATCCAACACA GTTAAGATGTGGGTTCAGCTGCTCATCCCCCGGATAGAGGATGGCAACAACTTCGGAGTGTCAATCCAGGAGGAGACTGTAGCTGAGCTCAGAACAGTTGAAGGAGAGGCCGCTTCTTACCTCGACCAGATATCAAG ataCTACATCACAAGGGCAAAGCTGGTGTCTAAAATAGCAAAGTATCCACACGTG GAGGACTACCGGCGCACAGTCACAGAGATTGACGAGAAGGAGTACATTAGTCTGAAAATAATCGTTTCAGAGCTCAGAAACCAATAC GTAACGTTACATGATATGATCCTGAAGAATATCGAAAAGATCAAGAGGCCTCGGAGCAGTAATTCTGACGCGTTGTACTGA